Proteins encoded together in one Pelodiscus sinensis isolate JC-2024 chromosome 33, ASM4963464v1, whole genome shotgun sequence window:
- the LOC142823421 gene encoding succinate dehydrogenase assembly factor 1, mitochondrial-like: MVSCPVQIAAGAGPLHINAGPCLVALAPRGLGRPPRRTMARHSKLQKHVLSLYRQFLRTGREKPGFLPRIQAEFRKNASIPRADVMHIEYLLRRGQRQLAQLRDANTKQMGTFVQAKPEEQ, translated from the exons atggtttcctgtccagtgcagattgccgctggtgcgggacctctgcatataaacgctgg cccctgcctcgtggcgctggccccccgtggcctgggcaggccccccaggcgcaccatggcccggcatagcaagctgcagaagcacgtcctgagcctatacaggcagttcctgcgcaccggccgggagaagccgggattcctgcctcgcatccaggctgagttccggaagaacgccagcatcccccgggccgacgtgatgcacatcgagtatctgctccgccgtggccagaggcagctggcgcagctccgagacgcgaacaccaaacagatgggcacctttgtccaagccaaaccggaggagcagtga